From the genome of Halorussus caseinilyticus, one region includes:
- a CDS encoding Zn-ribbon domain-containing protein has protein sequence MPHQCTTCGRSFEDGSKEMLSGCPDCGGNKFQFDPAGAADGNAGETGGRASAATARKKTPENTGSTVGDASEIATAPETGGDDGGSAVNRAAATVRDWVSTRDDADASPASATDDSAPATDGQDSSPVTDDSAPVAEDSAQANARRNVVDESELPDEPPEEVAGPTADSDSEAEVVESPDDENPGLKELREELNSQFESIRIVEPGQYELNLMELYEREEYIISLKEDGKYVIEVPDAWDSTER, from the coding sequence ATGCCCCACCAGTGTACCACCTGCGGCCGGTCGTTCGAGGACGGTTCCAAGGAGATGCTCTCGGGCTGTCCCGACTGTGGCGGGAACAAGTTCCAGTTCGACCCCGCGGGAGCCGCAGATGGGAACGCTGGTGAAACCGGCGGGAGAGCGTCTGCCGCGACCGCACGGAAGAAGACGCCCGAGAATACCGGGTCCACTGTCGGCGACGCATCCGAAATCGCCACCGCACCCGAAACGGGGGGCGACGACGGCGGCAGTGCAGTGAACAGAGCGGCGGCGACGGTCCGTGACTGGGTGAGTACGCGCGACGACGCCGACGCGAGTCCTGCCTCGGCCACCGACGACTCCGCTCCGGCTACCGACGGCCAAGACTCTTCTCCGGTCACCGACGATTCTGCTCCGGTCGCCGAGGACTCTGCGCAGGCGAACGCTCGGCGCAACGTAGTCGACGAGTCGGAACTTCCGGACGAACCGCCGGAGGAAGTGGCCGGACCCACCGCCGACTCGGATTCGGAAGCCGAAGTCGTAGAGTCGCCCGACGACGAGAACCCCGGTCTGAAGGAACTCCGCGAGGAACTCAACAGCCAGTTCGAGAGCATCAGAATCGTCGAACCCGGCCAGTACGAACTCAACCTGATGGAACTGTACGAGCGCGAGGAGTACATCATCTCGCTGAAGGAGGACGGCAAGTACGTCATCGAGGTTCCCGACGCGTGGGACTCGACCGAGCGCTGA
- a CDS encoding DUF2073 domain-containing protein — MPEVTGDGPNDGVQIDLIGADRMAEMASMEKIRMILDGVRDGNIVILETGLSPDEESKLIEVTMTEISPDEFNGIEIETYPRSETADQSFLDRLMGKESTHKLTVIGPANQIETLHKDENLISALVSRK; from the coding sequence GCCCGAACGACGGCGTCCAAATCGACCTCATCGGTGCCGACCGCATGGCGGAGATGGCGTCGATGGAGAAGATTCGGATGATTCTCGACGGGGTTCGCGACGGCAATATCGTCATCCTCGAAACCGGTCTCTCGCCGGACGAGGAGAGCAAACTCATCGAGGTGACGATGACCGAAATCAGTCCCGACGAGTTCAACGGTATCGAGATAGAGACTTACCCCCGGTCCGAAACTGCAGACCAGAGCTTCCTCGACCGGTTGATGGGCAAGGAGTCCACGCACAAGCTTACGGTCATCGGCCCGGCGAACCAAATCGAGACGCTCCACAAGGACGAGAACCTCATCAGCGCCCTCGTCTCACGTAAATAA